In Brachybacterium saurashtrense, the genomic stretch AGGCGGCCGCCTCGTCCGGGGAGACGATCCACACCCGCCCGTCGCCGGCGGCGATCGCGATCCGATCCCCGCCGAGGGCGACCTCGGAGCCGACGGGCAGCTCCACCAGGCCGTTGCGCGTGGCGGAGGCGGTGTTGATCGGGGTCATGCCGCGCGGGCCGGTCTCGATCACGGTGTAGCCGGACTGCACCACGTCGAGGTCCTGCCCGGTGGAGGAGACGCGCGCGTCGAGCTCCCCGGCGTCCACGTTCAGCCGTCCCAGCAGGCCCCTCTGCTGGTTCGAGACCCACACGCCGCCGTTGGACACCTCGACGTCCGAGGAGGACAGCCCCGGGTAGCGCAGCGCGAACCCGGTGAGCACCAGAGCGGCCACGGCGATCACCGCCGTCGACACGGCGGTCACGCGCCTCCCCCGGCCGCGCCTCGATCCAACGGCGTCAGACGTCACCTGGTCCTCCAGCACCTCATGAGTGGTCCGCGCACGACCCGCCGACCGATCGCCGACCTCCGGTGAAGGAGCCCCCGCGGCGTCGGGCGCATCGCGCGCACAGCGTCGCCCAGGGTACCCGGCCGCCCGGCGGGGCACCACGGGGATGTGGCGCGTCCACCTCTCCTCCCCAACGCCGGGTCGTCCACCGCGGCGGGCCCCGTCCTGTCCCCGCGCTCCGCCCGCCGCCACGATGACTGCATGAACAGCACCCTCTCCCCTGCACCCACCGCCGCGGCCCCGGTGCCCGGGCTCGCCGGCGCGACCGTCCCCACCGATCCCGGGGCCGACGGGCCCTCGCTGCCGCGGCGCCGCCGGGCGCGCTTCCCCGGCGCGAGCGTCGAGGAGCCCACGGCGTCCGCTCGCCCGGCGATGCGCTGGGCGGGGGCCGACGGGACGCTGGCGGAGCTGGTGCGCGATCACGCCACCGCGGCCGGTCTGGAGCTGGTGGGCCGCGGCGACGGGCCGCGGGCGGCGGACGGGGCGGACGCCGCGGTCTGCACCCTCATCGACCCCACCGCCCTGGCCGAGGCGGCGGCCCGGGTCGGGGCGGGCGCCCTCGCCGGGCCCGGACCGCTGCTCGTGGTCACCACCGGGCAGGAGACCCCGCCGCGGGTGTGGAAGGAGGCTCTCGCCGCCGGCGCCGAGGCGGTGCTCTCCCTGCCGGAGGAGTCGGAGGACCTCCTCTCCCGCCTCGCCGAGCACGCCCGCCCGCGCACGGCCTCGCTGCTGCTCGGAGTGGTCGGCGGGTGCGGCGGGGCTGGGGCCTCGAGCTTCGCGGCGCGCCTGGCCGCGGCCGCACGACGGCACGGGCCGGTCACGCTGGTGGACGCCGACCCGCTCGGAGGCGGCGCGGACCTGCTGGTGGAGGCACCGCCGCGGGAAGGGCTGCGCTGGCAGGACGTGCAGGAGCTGGGCCCCGACGACGGGGACGCGCTGCGCGAGGGCCTGCCGGTGGTGGACGAGGTGCGGATGCTGGTGGCCGGGGACGGCCCCGGCCCGGGCCCCGACGCCCTCCGCCCGGTGCTCTCCGCGCTCGCCCCGCTGGGCGGCACGGTGGTGGTGGATCTGGGCCCCGAGGCCGTGCCCGCCGCCGCCGAGCACCTCCACCGCCTGCTCGCCGTGGTGCCCGCCACCGACCACGCCGTGCGCGCCGCCGCCCGGAGGCTGCGGTCCTGGCGGCTCCCCCACGGCCTCGCCCAAGTGGTGGTGCGGCGCGGCGGCCCGCTGGCACCTGTCGAGGTGTGCGAGGATCTCGCCCTGCCACTCGCGGCCGCGTTCCGCGACAGTCCGCGCGGCACGGTGCCGTTGCTGGACGTGCGGCGTCGCGGCGCGGACCGTGCCGCCCGGGCTCTGCTGGCCCGGCTGCCCGAGGAGGTGCGCCCGTGAGGGCGGCGACCGGCACCTCGGAGGAGCTGTCGGGGCTGCTCGAGCTGGTGCGGGAGGACCTGGCGCGCAGCCCCGGCGCGGTGGACGTGCCGCGCGTGGCCCGGGTGCTGCGGCGGCAGGGCCGGGTGCTCGGCGCGGCCGCGACGCTCGAACTCACCGCGCGGGTGCGCGATCACGTCGACGGGCTGGGGCCGCTGCAGTCGCTGGTCGCGCCGGATGTCACCGACCTGCTGGTCAACGATGACGGCACCGTGTGGGCGGAGGGCGCCGACGGGCTGCGGCGCACGGCCCTGCATCTGCGCCCCGCCCAGGCGCGGGACCTCGCGGTGCGCCTGGCGACCGCGGGCGGGCGCCGCCTGGACGACGCGATGCCGTGGGCGGACGCCCACCTGCCCTCCGGGATCCGGGTCCACGCCGTGCTCCCGCCCCTCTCCCCCGGCGGCACGATCCTGTCCCTGCGCCTGCCCTCCGCCCGCCGTCTCGACCTGCACGCCCTCGAGGAGCTCGGCGCCCTCACCGACACCGCCCGGCGCACCCTGCAGGCGATCGTCGCCGCGCGCCTGCCGTTCCTCGTCACCGGCGGCACCGGCACCGGGAAGTCCACGCTGCTCGCGGCCATGCTCGCCCAGGCGCCGCCCGGGGAGCGGATCGTGGTGGTCGAGGACGTGCTCGAGCTGGACGTGGACCACCCGCACGTGGTCCACCTGCAGGCCCGGCACGCGAACAGCGAGGGCGCCGGCGCCGTGGACCTCACCGCCCTGGTGCGGCAGAGCCTGCGGATGCGGCCGGACCGGATCGTGCTCGGCGAGTGTCGGGGCGGGGAGATCCGCGAGCTGCTGCAGGCGCTGAACACCGGCCACGAGGGCGGCTGCGGCACCGTGCACGCGAACACCGCCGCCGACGTCCCCGCCCGTCTCGAGGCCCTCGGCGCGCTCGGCGGCCTGGACCGGACGGCCCTCGCCTCCCAGGTCGCGAGCGCGCTCGAGGTGGTGGTGCACCTGGGGCGCCGCGGCGGCCACCGCGCCCTGGAGGAGATCGCCGTGCTGCACCGCGGGGAGGACGGCCTGCTCACCGCGCGCACCGCGCTGCGCACGGTCGCGGGGCGCCTGGTGGACGGGCCGGGCGCCGCCGCACTCGCGCGGCGGCTGGACGCCGGCCTCCCCCAGGGCCGCACCGCACCCCGCACACCCGCCGCGGGGACGGCCGGCGCGGACGGGCCGAGCGACGGCAGGGACCGCCTGCGCGAGGCCGTGCCCGCACATCGCCGGGAGCGCTCATGAGCGCCGTGGCCGCCGTGGTGGCGCTGGTGCTGCTGTGGGTGGTGGTCCCGCCGCCGGTCGCCGCGGCCGCCTCCGCCCCGGCGCGGCGTCGCCGACGGGGCCGGGCGGGGCCGCTCGAGACGGCGCACATGGTGGAGCAGCTGGCCACGGTGATCGGGGCCGGGTCCGGGCTGCGACAGGCCTGGGCGGCGCTGGCCCGGGCGCTGCCCGAGGGCGAGCTGCAGGAGATGGCGCGGGGCGCCGCCGCAGGCGCGGATCCGCGACGCGCCGCGCCGGAGCGCCTGCGAGGCAGCGAGCTGGTCGCCTCGCTCGGCACCGCCCTGGCCGTGTGCGAACGCACCGGCGCCCCCACCGCGGGGATCCTCCAGCAGCTGGCCGAGGCGCTGCGCGCCCTGCACGACGCCGCCCAGGCCCGGCGCAGCGCCTTCGCCGGGCCCCGCTCCACCGCCCGGATCCTGCTCGCGCTGCCCGTGGCCGGGCTCGGGCTGGGGATCGTGCTCGGAGGCGATCCGCTGCACCTGCTGCTCACCTCTCCCGCCGGGAACCTGCTCGGCGCGGCCGGGATCGCGCTCACCGCGCTGGGCTGGTGGTGGATGCGCCGGCTCCTCACCCGGGCGGATCCGCCGCGCCGCCATCGCGTGGACCCGTCCGTGCAGCTGGAGCTGATCGCCGGAGCGCTCGAGTCCGGCCTGCCGCTGCCCCGGGCCGTCGCCGCGGTCGCGGAGGCGCTCCCACCCGGGGAGGAGGCCGCGGCGCTGCAGCGTGTCGCCGCAGCCCTCGGGGCCGGGGTGCCCGCCGCCCTCGCCGGCGGTGCCCTGCCGGAGGAGCTCTCCGCCCTGGCGCGCTCCGCCGTGCTCGCCGAGGGCACCGGCGCGGATCTCGCCGGGGTGCTGCGCGCCGCCGCCCGGGACGCCCGCCGGGGCCGCGCCCGCGATGCCGAGGTGCTCGCGGCCCAGCTGGCCGTGCGGCTGGTGCTGCCCACCGGTCTCGCGCTGCTGCCCGCCTTCGTCGCCCTCGGGATCGTCCCCACCGTGATGTCCCTGCTCGGCGGCACCGTCGGCCTCTCCGTCCCCACGGGAGCAGGCCCCTGATCCCCGGGCACGACCCGGCGCCCCGTCCGTCCGGACGGGGCAGGGCGGCTCCGACCGCCCACCGCGACGGCGCACGCCGTCACGGCCCTCGCGGCTGCGGCCGCACCGGGCGGGACCACCGCCCACGAGAAGAGAAGGACGAAGGAGGACCCCATGTCCCACACGAAGGAACGGCTGCGTCGCGGCCTCGAGCGCGTGCTGCGCGAGGAGGACGGCGCCTCGACCGCCGAGTACGCCATCACCGTACTCGCCGCCTGCGGATTCGCGGCGGTGCTGGTGGCACTGCTCGCCTCGGACCAGGTGCGGGGGATGCTGCTGGGCATCATCACCTCGGCGCTGTCGATGGGCTCGTGATGAGGCGGCACCCCCGGCCGTCCCGGCGGTCCCCGCTGCGGGACGACCGGGGGTCCGCCACGGCGGAGACCGCGATCGTGCTGCCCGTGGTGGTGGTGATGGTGGCCATCCTGCTGCTGGCCGGCACCGGTCTGAGCGTGCAGCTGCGCCTGGAGAGCGCCGCCCGCGGGGCGGTGCGGGAGCTGGCGCGCGGCGAGGACGAGGCGGCCGCGCGGGCCGTGGCGCGGCGCACGGCGGGCGAGGAGGTGCAGGTGGAGATCTCGGCCGACGGCGCCTGGGTGCGCGTGCGCACGCGGCGCACCCTGCACGCACCGGACGGACCGCTCGCGGGCGCGCACTGGACCCTCGTCGCGGACGCGGAGGCGCGGCGCGAGCCGCAGCTGCTCGAGGGCGGTGGGCCATGAGCACCGGGGCCGCCGCCGTGATGGCCTGGACGGGTTCTGCCACCGCCGTGGTCGCAGGCCTCTCGCTGCTGGGCACGGGGCTGCTCGCCCAGTCCCGGGCGGCGACCGCCGCGGACCTCGCCTCCCTCGCCGCGGCCGATGCCGCGGCTCTCGCCCATCCGGCACCGTGCGACCGCGCCGCGGAGACCGCCCGTCGCAACGATGCCCGGCTGACGGCCTGCACGCTGCAGGGCCGGGACGTGCTGGTGGAGGTGGAGGTGGCAGCCTCCCCGCTGCCCGCGGCCACGGCCCGCTCCCGTGCTGGGCCCGGCCCCGCCGAGCTGCCGTGACCGCGCCGCTCAGGGGCGCAGCAGCTCCAGCAGGCGCGTCGCCTCGGGCTTCGACAGCGGCTCGTTGCCGTTGCCGCACTTCGGGGAGACCACGCAGGCGGGGCAGCCCGCCTCGCACGGACATTCGTCGATCATGTCGGCGGTGGCGCGCACCCAGGCGGCGGCGTCGTCGGCGCCCCGTTCGGCGAAGCCCGCCCCGCCCGGCGCCCCGTCGTAGACGAAGATCGTCGGCTCCTCGGTGTCCTCGTGGTGCGCGGCGGAGAGCCCGCCGATGTCCCAGCGGTCGCAGGTGGCCAGCAGCGGCAGCATCGAGATCGCCGCGTGCTCGGCGGCGTGCAGCGCCCCGGGCAGCTCCTCGCCGGGGATCCCGGCGGCGTCGGCGCGCTCGCGCGGGATCACCCACCACACCGCCTTGGTGGTGAGGGTGCGGGGCGGGAGGTCCAGCGGGTGCTGCGCGAGCACGGCCTGGGTGAACACGTCCCGCACCTGGTAGCCGGTGACCTGGTCGGTGACGTCCACCGTGCCGAAGCACAGCCGCACGCCGTCCTGCCACGGCACCTCGCGCTCCACCTGCCGGATCCGCAGCGTGGAGGCGGACTGCGGGTGGGTGGTGTGCAGCGGGTCCTCCCGCCGCACGAAGGCGACCGCCTGCTCCACGTCGAGGTGGTTCACCACGAAGTTCGTGCCCTGGTGGAGGTACACGGCGCCGTCGTGCACCTGGGTGTGGGCGCTGGCGGCGTCGACCGTGCCCAGCAGCGACCCGGTGGCCTGCTCCACGATCCGCACCGGTTCGCCGCCGCTGCCGCGCAGGTCGGTGAGCTCGTGCGCGGAGTCGCTCAACGTCCAGTACCAGCCGGTCGCGCGGGCGCGCAGCACCCCGCGGGCGGCGAGGGTGGTGAGCAGGTCGCGGGCGGTGGGGCCGAAGATCCCCTCCTCCCCGTCGCGGATCGCGAGCTCGGAGGCGGCGGCGCACAGGTGCGGGGTCATCACGTAGGGGTTCGCCGGGTCGAACACCGCGGCCTCCACCTCGGCGCCGAACACCGTCTCGGGATGGTGGACCACGTAGGTGTCCAGCGGGTCCTCCCGCGCCACGAACAGGGCGAGCGCGCCCCCGCCCGCGTCCTGGCGGCGCCCGGCCCGGCCGAACTGCTGCCACAGCGACGCCCGCGTGCCCGGCCATCCCGCGACCACCACGGCGTCCAGGCCGGCGATGTCGATGCCGAGCTCGAGGGCGTTGGTGGAGGCCAGCGCCCGCAGCTCCCCGGAGCGCAGCGCGTCCTCGAGGTGCCGTCGCTCCCGGGCCAGGTAGCCGCCGCGGTAGGCGGCGATCCGCGCCGCGCTCTCGGCGAGGCGCGGCGAGGCGGTCTGCTCCGCCTTCTGCTCCAGCAGGCGACGGGCCCCGCCGGAGACCAGCTCGGCGCCGCGCCGGGAGCGCGCGAACACGAGGGTCTGCACGTCCCGCTCCACGAGATCGGCCAGCAGCGCCCCGGCCTCGCTGGTGGCGGAGCGGCGCAGCGGGTCCTCGGACCGCCGGGCGCCGCCCCCGTCCCCGGGCGCGTGGCCGTCGTCGGCCCCCTCGGCCCCGTCGGCCCCGTCGGCCCCGTCGGCCCCGTCGGCCCCGTCGGCCCCGTGCCAGCGTGCCGGGTCCCCGCGACCGTCCACGGGGGTGCGGGTGCCCGGCTCCCACAGCCCGATGGTCAGCCCGGCCCTCGGCGAGCCGTCCTCCGTCACCGGGGTGACGTCCCGGCCGATCAGCCGCGAGGCGGAGAGCTCGGGATTCGCGGTGGTCGCCGAGGCCAGCACGAAGGTGGGCTCGGCGCGGTAGTGCGCCGCGATCCGGCGCAGGCGGCGCAGCACCATCGCCACGTGGCTGCCGAACACGCCCCGGTAGCTGTGGCACTCGTCGATCACCACGTAGCGCAGCGCGCGCAGGAAGTGCGCCCACTGCTCGTGCCCCGGCAGGATCCCGAAATGCAGCATGTCCGGGTTGGTGAGCACCACGGTGCCGTGGCGGCGCACCCAGCGGCGCTGCTCGGTGGGGGTGTCGCCGTCGTACACCGCCACCCGTGCATCGCGGATCCCGGCGCCGTCCGCCATCGCGGTGATGTTCGTGAGCTGGTCCGCCGCGAGCGCCTTGGTGGGCGAGAAGTACAGCGCGGTGGCCCGCGGCGCCTCGGGATCGTGCTCGCGCGCCCCGATCGCGGTGAGCACCGGCAGCAGGTAGGCGAGGGACTTGCCGGAGGCGGTCGCGGTGGCGAGCACCACGTCCTGCCCGGCGTGGGCGAGGGACGCCGCCTGCTCCTGGTGGATCCACGGGGCGGTGATGCCGCGCGCGGCCAGGTGCTGGACCAGGCGCGGATCGGTCCACTCCGGGAACGCGCCGGTGCGCCCCGCACGGGCGGGCCTGCGCTCCACGTGGGTGAGGCAGGTGCGGCGGGTCAGCGGCGCGGAGAGCTCGGCCAGGAGATCGGCCGCGCGCCCCTCGTGCATCCGCTCCCCCTCCTCGCCCCGCCCACAGGGCCTGCGCATCTCCTCCACCGCGTCCGCGAGTCCGGGCCGGTCTGCTGGGGCACAATCGTAGCCATGCCCAGCCACCGGCCCGTCGAGCCCCCGCGGGTCCTGCCTCAGGAAATCGCCGCCCTGCGCGCGGACCTCGAGGCAGGCTCCTACACCGCCGAGACCGTCGAGCAGCTGCTCGGACCGGTCGCGGCCGCCGCCCTGCAGCGCGAGAACGCCGCCCCCGCCCTGCGGGTGCTGGCCGAGCGGCCCGAGCCCGCCGCGGCGCTGCTGCGCCTGTTCACGCTCGGGGCCGCGCTGCCGCGCACCCGCGTGGACGCCGTGCTGCCCACCCTCGGCGCGGCGGGCGCGCAGCAGCTGGGACTGGTGGGCCCGGCCGACGGGCCCGACGGGCCGCTGCGCGCCCTGGTGGACCTCGCCCCGTACTCCGCGCAGGACGACGCCGGGCAGATCCGCTGGTGGATCGCCTCGGACCTCTCCGAGCTCGCCACCGGCCGGCCGCTGGGCCCCGAGCACGTGCTCGGGGTGGGCGGCGCCTCCCTCACGCTGGCCCGGATCACGCCGCGCCGGCCCGTGGGGACGGTGCTGGACCTGGGCTGCGGCGGCGGCATCCAGGCGCTGCACGCCGCCCGACACGCCGAGCACGTGGTCGCCACCGATCTCTCCGCGCGCGCCCTCGCCTTCGCCGCCTTCAACACCGCCCTGAACGGGGTGGAGGTCGAGCTGCGGCAGGGCTCGCTGCTGGAGCCCGTCGCCGGCGAGCGCTTCGACCTCATCGTCTCCAACCCGCCGTTCGTGATCACCCCGCGCGAGGGGGCGGAGGAGGCCACCACCTGGACCTACCGCGACGGCGGCCGCGCCGGCGACGCGCTGCTCGCCGAGCTGCTTCAGGGGCTCGGGCCGCACCTCTCCCCCGGCGGCGTGGTGGCGATGCTCGGGAACTGGGAGATCCCCGAGGGCGCGGACTGGGACGCGCATCCCCGCCGCTGGCTGCAGGAGGCCACCGCGCAGGGGATCGACGCCTGGGTGCTGCAGCGGGAGCAGGAGGATCCGGCGCAGTACGCCGAGACCTGGATCCGCGACGGCGGCGTCACCGACCGGGACCCCCGCTGGGAGGCGCTGATGGGCGCCTGGCTGGCGGACTTCGCCGGCCGCGACGTGGCCCGGATCGGCTTCGGCTACCTGCTGCTGCGCCGTCCCGACGGGGATGCCCCGCGCGCCGGCGTGCTGCGCGCCGAGCAGGTGCCCGGCACCGGCAGCGGCACCCTCGCCGAGCACCTCGCCGCCACGCTGCAGGCCCTGGATCAGCTCGCGGGGCTCGACGACGACGCCCTCGCCGCGGCCCGTCCGGTGCGGGCCGACGACGTGGTGGAGCGCCGCCACCTCACGCCCGGGCAGTGGGACCCGATGCTCATCGAGCTGGTGCAGGGCGCCGGCTTCGCGCGCGCCGTGCCCGCGGACCAGCTGCTGGCCGCGACCGTCGGCGCGCTGGACGGCACCCTCACCCTGGGCCAGGTCCTCGGCGCGGTGTGCGCGCTCACCGACGCGGACCCTGCGGAGGCGCGCGACCGGGTGCTGCCCGCGGTGCGGGAGCTGATCGTCACCGGGATGGTGACGCTGTGACCGCCGCCGGCGGCCCGCGACCGGGCGGCGCGGCACAGCCGGGCGGCGCGGCAGGACCGGGCGGCCTGACGCGGCCGCTGCTGTCCCTGCTGGCCGCGGCGGCCTGCACCGCGGCGCTGGTGGGCCTGGCCCGCGCGGCCGTGGGCACGGCCAGCGGGCAGCGGCTGGACCAGCTGATCCTCTCCGGTGCGGGGGCGCACCAGGGGCCCGTCTCCCGGTACGCCGAGCTGGCGGTGGAGACGGTGAGCGTCCCGGTGGTGGCGGTGCTGCTGGGCCTCGCGGTGCTGCTGGTGCTGCTGCGCCGCCGGGCGGACCTCCTCCTCCCGCTCGGCGTGCTGGTGCTGGGCGCGAACCTCACCACCCAGGTGATCAAGCATCTGCTGGTCACGCGGGAGGCACTCGCGCCGAACATCGACATCACCCCCAACTCCTTCCCCTCCGGCCACACCACCCTCGCCGCGACCGCGATGATCGCGCTGGTGCTGGCGGGCGGGCGGGCCCGAGTGATGCTCGCGCCGCTGGGCGCGCTGTGGACCCTCGCCGCGGGCATCGGCACGCTGGTGGTGGGCTGGCACCGGCCCAGCGACGTGGTCGGCGCGATCGTCGTCGCCGCGGCGTGGACGTTCCTGGTGCTCGGCGCCGACGGGCTGCGCGAGCGGTCCCGACGCGCCCGGGCCGCCGCGCGCCCCGGCCACGGACGACGCCGCCGGAGTGCGGAGCCGTCGGCCCCGACGACGTCGCGGGCACACAGGGCCGAGCTGGTGTGCGCGGCGCTTCTGGGACTGGGCGGTGCGGCCGGGCTCGCCTACGGCGCGCTGAGCCTGGCCTCCCTGGGCCTGCCGCTGGACCTGCGGGACACGGCCCAGCAGCTGGACGCGTTCATCGCGACCTCCGCCCTGATCGCGGGCGGCACCGGGAGCTGGCTGGCCCTGACCCTGCTGCTGCGCACGCCCACCTCCCGGCGGCCCCGCACGGCGGAGCGTGTACCGTGAGCAGTCGCCGAGCGCCTCACGGTGCCCGGCTCAACCCGGACCACGGCACACGGCCACGGCGGACGGGCCGCGCGAGACCGCGGCGAGGAAGGATGGAAGCAGCGTGAGTGGCGGACGTCATCTGGTGATCGTCGAGTCCCCGGCGAAGGCGCGGACCATCGGCCGGTATCTCGGCGATGAGTACGACGTCAAGGCGTCGGTGGGCCACATCCGCGACATCCCCGTCCCGCGCGATCTCCCCGCCGAGATGAAGAAGGGCCCCTACGGCCGGTTCGGCGTGGACGTGGAGGGCGGCTTCGACCCGTACTACATCGTCAGCCCCGACAAGAAGAAGACCGTCGCGGAGCTGAAGAAGGCGCTCAAGGAGGCGGACACCCTCTACCTCGCCACCGATGAGGACCGCGAGGGCGAGGCGATCGCCTGGCACCTGCTGGAGACCCTCAAGCCCAAGAAGTCCCTGCCGGTCAAGCGCATGGTGTTCCACGAGATCACCAAGGACGCGATCCGCGCCGCGCTGGACAACACCCGCGACATCGACGACAGCCTGGTCGACGCGCAGGAGACCCGCCGCATCCTGGACCGCCTGGTGGGCTTCGAGCTCTCCCCCGTGCTGTGGCGCAAGATCAAGCCGTCCCTCTCCGCCGGGCGGGTGCAGTCCGTCGCCACCCGGTTGGTGGTGGAGCGCGAGCGCGAGCGCATGGCCTTCGTGCCGGCCGACTACTGGGACATCACCGGCACCTTCGCCGCCGAGGACGAGGCCACCGCGTTCACCGCGAAGATCGCGACCGTGGACGGCGCCCGCGTCGCCACCGGCAGCGACTTCGCCGACGACGGCACCCTCAAGCCCCGCGCGAAGAGCGCCGCCGTGCTCACCGAGGAGTCCGCGCAGACCCTCGTGCAGGTGCTCGAGGGCGCCCCGGCCACCGTGGCCTCGCTCGAGTCGAAGCCGTACACCCGCCGGCCCGCCGCCCCGTTCACCACCTCCTCGCTGCAGCAGGAGGCCTCGCGCAAGCTGCGCCTGGGCGCCCGCCAGGCCATGCGCGTGGCGCAGTCGCTGTACGAGAACGGCTACATCACCTACATGCGCACCGACTCGGTGACCCTCTCCGGCGAGGCGATCCGGGCCTCGCGGGCCCAGGCCGCGGAGCTGTACGGCTCCCAGTTCGTGCCCGAGAAGCCGCGCTACTACCAGAACAAGTCGCAGGCCGCGCAGGAGGCGCACGAGGCGATCCGCCCCGCCGGCGATCACTTCCGCACCCCGGCCGAGGTGGCCGGGCAGCTCTCCGGGGACGAGTTCCGCCTCTACGAGCTGATCTGGAAGCGCACCATCGCCTCCCAGATGGCCGACGCGAAGGGCACCACCTCCACGGTGGAGCTGCGGCTCGAGGCCGAGGGCCGCACCGCGACCTTCCGCGCCGCCGGCACCGTGATCACCTTCCGCGGCTTCCTCGCCGCCTACGAGGAGGGCCGCGACGCCTCCCGCTACGGGGAGGACGCCGAGAAGGGCGGCGACAAGCGCCTGCCGCAGATGGAGGAGGGCCAGCAGCTCGCCACCCGGGAGCTGGCCCCCGACGGCCACACCACCACCCCGCCGCCGCGCTACACCGAGGCCTCGCTGGTGCGGGCGCTCGAGGACCGCGGCATCGGCCGCCCCTCCACCTACGCCTCCACCGTCGCGACCGTGCAGGATCGCGGCTACGTGCTGCGCCGCGGCACCGCGCTCGTGCCCAGCTGGACCGCGTTCGCGGTGGTGCGCCTGCTCGAGGAGCACTTCGGGCCGTTCATCGACTACGACTTCACCGCCCAGATGGAACAGCAGCTGGACCGCATGGCGCAGGGCGAGCTCGCCCGCGCCGACTACCTGCGCGCCTTCTACCTCTCCGACGGCACGGACGGCCCCATCGGCCTCAAGCCCATGGTGGACGACCTCGGCGAGATCGACGCCCGTGCCATCAACTCCATCGCGATCGGCGAGGACATCACCCTGCGGGTGGGCCGCTACGGCGCCTACCTGGAGCAGCCCGTGAGGGACGCCGACGGCGCCCTGGTGGAGGGCGCGGACCCGCGCCGCGCGAACGTCTCCGACGAGGTCGCGCCCGACGAGCTGACCGTCGCCACGGCGAAGGAGATGCTCGAGCGCGCAAAGGACGACGGCCGGGTGCTGGGCACCGACCCGGAGTCCGGGCACGAGATCATCGCCAAGGACGGCCGCTTCGGCCCGTACGTCACCGAGGTGCTGCCCGAGGACCCGGAGGACAAGACCCCGAAGTCGAAGCGGCCCAAGCCCCGCACCGGCTCGCTGATGAAGTCCATGGACCTCTCCACGGTGACCCTCGAGGACGCGCTGAAGCTGCTGAGCCTGCCGCGCGTGGTGGGCACCACCGAGGACGGCGTGGAGATCACCGCCCAGAACGGCCGCTACGGGCCGTACATGAAGAAGGGCACCGACTCCCGCTCCCTGGAGACCGAGGAGCAGATCTTCACCATCACGATGGAGGAGGCGGAGAAGATCTACGCCCAGCCCAAGACGCGGGGCCGGGCCGCCGCCAAGCCGCCGCTGAAGGAACTGGGCACCGATCCCACCAGCGAGAAGCCGATCGTGATCAAAGACGGCCGCTTCGGCCCGTACATCACCGACGGCACCACCAACGTCTCGCTGCGCGCCACCGAGAAGGTGGAGGAGATCACCGAGCAGGTCGCGATCGAGAAGCTCGCCGAGAAGCGCGCCAAGGCCCCGGCGAAGAAGAAGGCGCCCGCCAAGAAGGCGCCGGCCAAGAAGGCCCCCGCGAAGAAGGCGACGACCTCGCGGGCGAAGAGCTCGCCGGCGACGTAGGCGCCGCCCGGGGATCCACGGCCCGACCGGGCCACGGCGCTCGTGCGCGATCACGGAGCGATCGGCCCGGAAGCGGCCACGAACGCGCATCGCAGGTCACGGCGCGGCATCACCCGCGCTGCGACCCGCCCTGCTCCGTCACGACCGGTGAGATCGGCCTACAGTGGCCTCAGCAGCACTGCTGACTCACAAAGGAGTGACGATGAACAGACCTCTCCGTCGACGGACGGTCCTCTCGGGCGCGGCGGCCACCGCCGCGCTGGGGATGACCGGCTGCCTCCAGAATCCCGACCCCGGCGGAAGCGGCGGCACGACCGTCGAACGCTACTCCGAGGGGGACACCCCTGGCACCGGCACGGTCACCGTCCTCGGCGCCTTCGGCGGCCAGGAGCAGGAGGCCTTCCTCGCCTCGCTGGAGGACTTCCAGAGCGAGACCGGCATCAGCGTCCAGTACACGCC encodes the following:
- a CDS encoding TadA family conjugal transfer-associated ATPase is translated as MRAATGTSEELSGLLELVREDLARSPGAVDVPRVARVLRRQGRVLGAAATLELTARVRDHVDGLGPLQSLVAPDVTDLLVNDDGTVWAEGADGLRRTALHLRPAQARDLAVRLATAGGRRLDDAMPWADAHLPSGIRVHAVLPPLSPGGTILSLRLPSARRLDLHALEELGALTDTARRTLQAIVAARLPFLVTGGTGTGKSTLLAAMLAQAPPGERIVVVEDVLELDVDHPHVVHLQARHANSEGAGAVDLTALVRQSLRMRPDRIVLGECRGGEIRELLQALNTGHEGGCGTVHANTAADVPARLEALGALGGLDRTALASQVASALEVVVHLGRRGGHRALEEIAVLHRGEDGLLTARTALRTVAGRLVDGPGAAALARRLDAGLPQGRTAPRTPAAGTAGADGPSDGRDRLREAVPAHRRERS
- a CDS encoding type II secretion system F family protein gives rise to the protein MSAVAAVVALVLLWVVVPPPVAAAASAPARRRRRGRAGPLETAHMVEQLATVIGAGSGLRQAWAALARALPEGELQEMARGAAAGADPRRAAPERLRGSELVASLGTALAVCERTGAPTAGILQQLAEALRALHDAAQARRSAFAGPRSTARILLALPVAGLGLGIVLGGDPLHLLLTSPAGNLLGAAGIALTALGWWWMRRLLTRADPPRRHRVDPSVQLELIAGALESGLPLPRAVAAVAEALPPGEEAAALQRVAAALGAGVPAALAGGALPEELSALARSAVLAEGTGADLAGVLRAAARDARRGRARDAEVLAAQLAVRLVLPTGLALLPAFVALGIVPTVMSLLGGTVGLSVPTGAGP
- a CDS encoding DUF4244 domain-containing protein — protein: MSHTKERLRRGLERVLREEDGASTAEYAITVLAACGFAAVLVALLASDQVRGMLLGIITSALSMGS
- a CDS encoding TadE family type IV pilus minor pilin, translating into MRRHPRPSRRSPLRDDRGSATAETAIVLPVVVVMVAILLLAGTGLSVQLRLESAARGAVRELARGEDEAAARAVARRTAGEEVQVEISADGAWVRVRTRRTLHAPDGPLAGAHWTLVADAEARREPQLLEGGGP
- a CDS encoding Rv3654c family TadE-like protein, with protein sequence MSTGAAAVMAWTGSATAVVAGLSLLGTGLLAQSRAATAADLASLAAADAAALAHPAPCDRAAETARRNDARLTACTLQGRDVLVEVEVAASPLPAATARSRAGPGPAELP
- a CDS encoding DEAD/DEAH box helicase encodes the protein MHEGRAADLLAELSAPLTRRTCLTHVERRPARAGRTGAFPEWTDPRLVQHLAARGITAPWIHQEQAASLAHAGQDVVLATATASGKSLAYLLPVLTAIGAREHDPEAPRATALYFSPTKALAADQLTNITAMADGAGIRDARVAVYDGDTPTEQRRWVRRHGTVVLTNPDMLHFGILPGHEQWAHFLRALRYVVIDECHSYRGVFGSHVAMVLRRLRRIAAHYRAEPTFVLASATTANPELSASRLIGRDVTPVTEDGSPRAGLTIGLWEPGTRTPVDGRGDPARWHGADGADGADGADGADGAEGADDGHAPGDGGGARRSEDPLRRSATSEAGALLADLVERDVQTLVFARSRRGAELVSGGARRLLEQKAEQTASPRLAESAARIAAYRGGYLARERRHLEDALRSGELRALASTNALELGIDIAGLDAVVVAGWPGTRASLWQQFGRAGRRQDAGGGALALFVAREDPLDTYVVHHPETVFGAEVEAAVFDPANPYVMTPHLCAAASELAIRDGEEGIFGPTARDLLTTLAARGVLRARATGWYWTLSDSAHELTDLRGSGGEPVRIVEQATGSLLGTVDAASAHTQVHDGAVYLHQGTNFVVNHLDVEQAVAFVRREDPLHTTHPQSASTLRIRQVEREVPWQDGVRLCFGTVDVTDQVTGYQVRDVFTQAVLAQHPLDLPPRTLTTKAVWWVIPRERADAAGIPGEELPGALHAAEHAAISMLPLLATCDRWDIGGLSAAHHEDTEEPTIFVYDGAPGGAGFAERGADDAAAWVRATADMIDECPCEAGCPACVVSPKCGNGNEPLSKPEATRLLELLRP